A part of Escherichia marmotae genomic DNA contains:
- a CDS encoding YbdK family carboxylate-amine ligase, whose protein sequence is MSLPDFHISEPFTLGIELEMQVVNPPGYDLSQDSSTLIDAVKSEISAGEVKHDITESMLELATGVCRDINQAAGQFSAMQKVVLQAAAENHLEICGGGTHPFQKWQRQEVCDKARYQRTLEHFGYLIQQATVFGQHVHVGCASGDDAIYLLHGLSRFVPHFIALSAASPYMQGTDTHFVSSRPNIFSAFPDNGPMPWVSNWQQFEALFRCLSYTTMIDSIKDLHWDIRPSPHFGTVEVRVMDTPLTLSHAINMAGLIQSTAHWLLTERPFKHQEKDYLLYKFNRFQACRYGLEGVVTDPHTGDRRPLTEDTLRLLEKIAPSAHKIGASSAVEALHRQVASGLNEAQLMRDFVADGGSLIGLVKKHCEIWAGD, encoded by the coding sequence ATGTCATTACCCGATTTTCATATTTCTGAACCTTTTACCCTCGGTATTGAGCTGGAAATGCAGGTGGTTAATCCGCCGGGCTACGATCTTAGTCAGGACTCTTCAACGCTAATTGATGCGGTAAAAAGTGAGATTAGCGCCGGGGAAGTGAAGCACGATATCACCGAAAGTATGCTGGAACTGGCAACTGGTGTTTGCCGTGATATCAACCAGGCTGCCGGGCAATTTTCAGCGATGCAGAAAGTCGTTCTGCAAGCTGCGGCGGAGAATCATCTGGAAATTTGCGGTGGCGGTACGCACCCATTTCAGAAATGGCAGCGTCAGGAGGTGTGCGATAAGGCACGCTATCAGCGGACGCTGGAACACTTTGGTTATCTCATTCAGCAGGCGACTGTTTTTGGTCAGCATGTTCACGTTGGCTGCGCCAGTGGCGATGACGCCATTTATTTGCTACACGGCTTATCGCGCTTTGTGCCGCACTTTATCGCCCTTTCTGCCGCGTCGCCGTATATGCAGGGAACAGATACCCATTTTGTCTCCTCACGGCCAAATATCTTTTCCGCCTTTCCCGATAATGGTCCGATGCCGTGGGTCAGTAACTGGCAGCAATTCGAAGCCCTGTTTCGCTGCCTGAGCTACACCACGATGATCGACAGCATTAAAGATTTGCACTGGGATATTCGCCCCAGCCCTCATTTTGGCACAGTAGAAGTTCGGGTGATGGATACCCCGTTAACCCTTAGCCATGCGATAAATATGGCGGGATTGATTCAGTCCACCGCTCACTGGCTGCTGACGGAACGCCCTTTTAAGCATCAGGAAAAGGATTATCTGCTGTATAAGTTCAACCGTTTCCAGGCCTGCCGCTATGGTCTGGAAGGCGTTGTTACCGATCCACACACCGGCGATCGTCGGCCACTAACAGAAGACACCTTACGATTGCTGGAAAAAATCGCCCCTTCTGCGCATAAAATTGGTGCGTCGAGTGCGGTTGAGGCTCTGCATCGCCAGGTCGCCAGCGGTCTGAATGAAGCACAGTTGATGCGTGATTTCGTTGCCGATGGCGGCTCGCTGATTGGGCTGGTGAAAAAGCATTGTGAGATTTGGGCCGGAGACTAA
- a CDS encoding DUF1158 domain-containing protein, whose protein sequence is MKHPLETLTAAAGILLMAFLSCLLLPAPALGLTLAQKLMATFHLMDLSQLYTLLFCLWFLVLGAIEYFILRFIWRRWFSLAD, encoded by the coding sequence ATGAAACATCCTTTAGAAACCTTGACCGCCGCAGCAGGCATTTTGTTGATGGCTTTCCTCTCTTGCCTGCTGCTGCCCGCCCCCGCGCTGGGGCTGACGCTGGCACAGAAACTGATGGCCACGTTCCATCTGATGGATCTGAGTCAGCTTTACACTTTGTTATTTTGTCTGTGGTTTTTAGTGCTGGGCGCTATTGAATATTTTATTCTTAGATTTATCTGGCGACGCTGGTTCTCGCTGGCGGATTAA
- a CDS encoding MmcQ/YjbR family DNA-binding protein has protein sequence MDKQSLLETAKRLALELPFVELCWPFGPEFDVFKIGGKIFMLSSELRGVPFINLKSDPQKSLLNQQIYPNIKPGYHMNKKHWISVYPGKEISEALLRDLINDSWNLVVDGLAKRDQKRLRPG, from the coding sequence ATGGATAAGCAATCACTGCTTGAAACGGCGAAACGCCTGGCGCTTGAGCTGCCTTTCGTCGAGCTTTGCTGGCCGTTTGGCCCGGAGTTTGATGTTTTTAAAATTGGCGGCAAGATTTTTATGCTGTCGTCAGAACTGCGCGGCGTCCCCTTCATAAATCTGAAGTCCGATCCACAAAAATCCCTGTTAAATCAGCAGATATATCCGAACATTAAGCCTGGATATCACATGAATAAAAAGCACTGGATTTCGGTGTATCCCGGCAAGGAAATCTCCGAAGCGTTACTTCGCGATCTGATCAACGATTCATGGAATTTAGTGGTTGATGGCTTAGCCAAACGCGATCAAAAAAGACTGCGCCCAGGCTAA
- the entD gene encoding enterobactin synthase subunit EntD: MKTTHTSLPFAGHTLHIVEFDPASFHEQDLFWLPHYAQLQHAGRKRKAEHLAGRIAAVHALRGYGYKCVPAIGEHRQPLWPTGLYGSISHCGDTAIAIVSHQPIGVDIEEIFSAHTARELTDNIITPTEREFITGCNLPFPVALTLAFSAKESAFKASKIQTDAGFLNYQVVNWNKQRIIIRWEDEMFAVHWQIRGKHIITLCQHD; this comes from the coding sequence ATGAAAACCACGCATACCTCCCTTCCCTTTGCCGGACATACGCTGCACATTGTTGAGTTCGATCCTGCAAGTTTTCACGAGCAGGATTTGTTCTGGCTGCCGCATTACGCACAACTGCAACATGCCGGACGTAAACGCAAAGCCGAACATTTAGCCGGACGGATTGCTGCTGTTCATGCGTTGCGGGGATATGGCTATAAATGTGTGCCCGCAATCGGTGAACATCGCCAACCACTTTGGCCTACGGGCTTATACGGCAGTATTAGTCACTGCGGGGATACGGCTATAGCAATCGTCTCTCACCAACCGATTGGTGTGGATATCGAAGAAATTTTTTCTGCACACACAGCCAGAGAATTGACAGATAACATCATTACCCCCACTGAACGCGAGTTTATTACAGGCTGCAATTTACCTTTCCCTGTGGCACTTACACTGGCATTTTCAGCAAAAGAGAGTGCATTTAAGGCAAGCAAGATACAGACCGACGCAGGATTTCTAAATTATCAGGTGGTTAACTGGAATAAACAGCGAATCATTATTCGTTGGGAGGACGAGATGTTTGCTGTGCACTGGCAGATAAGAGGAAAACACATCATAACGCTGTGCCAACACGATTAA